The Longimicrobiales bacterium genome has a segment encoding these proteins:
- a CDS encoding TonB-dependent receptor plug domain-containing protein, translating into MRIVLRVATLLSVVAITAAGCASAAARQDQTSGTLVTREQLASRPGEPLERVLERFVPGIVLTRTSDGGVALRIRGTASLTERDAFPLYILDGSPIPTGPEGAVPAVDPFNIESIRVLKGSEAARYGIDGAYGVIVITTRRGPRS; encoded by the coding sequence ATGCGCATCGTGCTTCGCGTCGCAACGCTGTTGTCCGTCGTCGCAATCACTGCCGCTGGCTGCGCCTCCGCGGCAGCACGACAGGACCAGACGTCGGGGACACTGGTCACGCGTGAACAGCTGGCCAGCAGACCCGGTGAACCGCTGGAACGGGTACTGGAACGCTTCGTCCCCGGAATCGTACTGACGCGCACGTCGGATGGCGGCGTCGCTCTGCGCATTCGCGGCACCGCATCACTCACGGAACGCGATGCCTTCCCACTGTACATACTGGATGGGTCGCCGATCCCGACGGGCCCCGAGGGTGCCGTCCCGGCCGTGGATCCGTTCAATATCGAATCGATCCGGGTCCTGAAAGGAAGTGAGGCTGCACGCTACGGGATCGACGGAGCGTACGGAGTCATTGTCATCACGACGAGGAGGGGCCCTCGGAGCTGA